In Phragmites australis chromosome 24, lpPhrAust1.1, whole genome shotgun sequence, the following are encoded in one genomic region:
- the LOC133907514 gene encoding purple acid phosphatase 4-like, giving the protein MALALLVTVLTLSWSAPAAWGELPVVEHAVEAGRSLRVLVVGDWGRKGAYNQSRVAQQMGKVAEEMNIHFVVSTGDNFLDNGLASVDDKAFHESFVDVYTAKSLQKPWYLVLGNHDYRGDVLAQLDPALRNIDSRFLCMRSFLVHAGITDFFFVDTTPFQLKYWTDPGEDHYDWRGVAPREAYITNLLKDLDAAMKRSRARWKVAVGHHTMRSVSAHGDTQELLQLLLPVFKENSVDLYINGHDHCLEHISSRNSPIQYFTSGGGSKAWRGVFRQNDDKLEFFYDGQGFLSLEMDADQSHAVFYDVDGHALHNWSLRKSTVLQQVQPSALVSQE; this is encoded by the exons ATGGCTCTTGCTCTCCTAGTCACCGTACTCACGCTCTCGTGGAGCGCACCTGCAGCCTGGGGGGAGCTCCCCGTCGTTGAGCACGCGGTGGAGGCTGGCCGGTCGTTGCGCGTCCTCGTCGTCGGCGATTGGGGCCGGAAGGGGGCCTACAACCAGTCCAGGGTAGCTCAACAG ATGGGAAAGGTCGCGGAGGAGATGAACATCCACTTCGTCGTGTCAACTGGAGACAACTTCTTAGACAACGGCCTGGCCAGCGTCGACGACAAGGCGTTCCATGAGTCATTTGTGGATGTCTACACGGCGAAGAGCCTGCAGAAGCCATGGTACCTTG TTCTAGGGAATCATGACTACAGGGGAGACGTGCTAGCACAACTTGACCCGGCTTTGCGCAACATCGACAGTCGATTTCTCTGCATGAGATCCTTCCTTGTCCATGCAG gaaTTACCGATTTCTTCTTCGTGGACACAACCCCGTTTCAGCTCAAGTACTGGACTGATCCTGGAGAAGACCACTACGATTGGAGGGGAGTCGCGCCAAGAGAAGCATACATCACAAACCTTCTcaag GATTTGGATGCTGCAATGAAGAGATCGAGAGCGAGATGGAAGGTGGCCGTGGGGCACCATACCATGAGGAGTGTGAGCGCCCATGGCGACACCCAGGAGCTCCTCCAGCTCCTTCTCCCTGTGTTCAAGGAGAACAGCGTCGACCTCTACATCAACGGGCATGATCACTGCTTGGAGCACATCAGCAGCAGGAATAG TCCAATCCAGTACTTCACCAGCGGAGGCGGATCCAAGGCATGGAGAGGCGTCTTTCGACAAAACGATGACAAGCTTGAGTTCTTCTACGACGGCCAAGGGTTCTTGTCGCTCGAGATGGACGCGGATCAGTCTCACGCCGTCTTCTACGACGTCGATGGGCACGCGCTGCACAACTGGAGCCTGAGAAAAAGCACAGTCCTGCAGCAGGTGCAGCCCTCTGCTCTTGTTTCTCAAGAATGA